The following coding sequences lie in one Leucobacter allii genomic window:
- a CDS encoding LuxR family transcriptional regulator yields the protein MINAIRGALASATPDAAGVLLRRNWLRLIIESHTGELEQLCVIYPDPHDPHILLIRACCRDLSGDSYGAQYLRGQGLRLADEDFVACFTDLLLAPDAASKAAAADRAHDALARCGPDDDYASALFLLGWTEVRLRRDFARAIAILRSAVAEAELHGHAETRRLALGNLAFALTQAGLFSEAELVLDALPRGSEESDWDRFEGGLPAANRGCIAYWRGDFEVAAALLETMVVEESPGNNFEALARLYYVMSIVALKREERYYAATALLQGISKTDKHGIPWDTLRRAASAWLAHVQGQDERARALAAPALTRTGAAVAHAVLAELYRAIGEPGMSGQAFRLAAAAGLPRYARVSTLVTSAALHSAAGRGEQAHEQLEHALEHATAERVLAPFLTDDPIIGDLLGAHAHWGSKHQDFLHAVLEKRGLHSTAVAGILTDREQNVLACLRTTMTAEEIATHLGVAYPTVKSHIRSIYRKLGVVSRRAAVHMADQN from the coding sequence ATGATCAATGCCATTCGCGGGGCGCTGGCCTCAGCAACGCCGGATGCTGCGGGCGTTCTGCTGCGCAGGAACTGGCTGCGCTTGATCATCGAGTCTCACACCGGTGAGCTCGAGCAACTGTGCGTGATCTATCCCGATCCGCATGACCCGCATATCCTGCTCATCCGAGCCTGCTGCCGCGACCTCTCGGGTGACTCCTACGGTGCGCAGTACCTGCGTGGACAGGGTCTCCGCCTCGCCGACGAGGACTTCGTAGCCTGTTTCACGGACCTCCTTCTCGCCCCGGATGCCGCTTCGAAAGCCGCAGCCGCCGACCGCGCGCACGATGCCCTCGCTCGGTGCGGCCCCGACGACGACTACGCGTCGGCGCTGTTTCTGCTCGGCTGGACGGAGGTCAGACTCCGCAGGGACTTCGCCCGGGCCATCGCGATCCTGCGCTCCGCAGTGGCAGAGGCGGAGCTGCACGGTCATGCCGAGACCCGCCGACTCGCCTTGGGTAATCTCGCGTTCGCTCTCACCCAGGCGGGCCTCTTCTCCGAAGCCGAGCTGGTCCTCGACGCCCTGCCCCGGGGGTCCGAGGAATCCGACTGGGATCGTTTCGAGGGCGGCCTCCCCGCTGCGAACCGAGGGTGCATCGCTTACTGGCGCGGTGACTTCGAGGTGGCCGCCGCATTACTCGAAACTATGGTCGTGGAGGAAAGCCCCGGCAACAACTTCGAAGCACTCGCGCGGCTGTACTACGTGATGAGCATCGTCGCCTTGAAACGCGAGGAACGCTACTACGCGGCTACGGCCCTGCTCCAAGGCATCAGCAAGACCGACAAGCACGGCATCCCGTGGGACACGCTTCGCCGAGCCGCATCAGCCTGGCTCGCCCACGTGCAAGGCCAGGACGAGCGAGCGCGGGCGCTCGCCGCTCCCGCACTGACCCGCACCGGCGCCGCGGTCGCTCATGCCGTTCTCGCAGAGCTGTATCGCGCGATCGGAGAGCCGGGCATGTCGGGTCAGGCGTTCCGTCTCGCCGCGGCGGCCGGGTTGCCCAGATATGCCCGTGTCAGCACTCTCGTCACATCGGCGGCGCTGCACTCCGCGGCCGGACGAGGCGAGCAGGCGCACGAACAACTCGAGCATGCGCTCGAGCACGCGACGGCGGAACGCGTCCTCGCTCCCTTCCTCACCGATGATCCGATCATCGGCGATCTGCTCGGCGCACACGCCCACTGGGGTTCGAAACACCAGGATTTTCTGCACGCGGTCCTCGAGAAGCGGGGCCTCCACAGCACTGCTGTCGCCGGTATTCTCACCGACCGGGAGCAGAACGTTCTGGCATGCCTGCGCACCACGATGACGGCCGAAGAGATCGCAACCCACCTCGGCGTCGCCTATCCGACAGTGAAATCTCACATTCGATCGATCTACCGCAAGCTCGGCGTCGTATCACGTCGTGCCGCCGTCCATATGGCCGACCAGAATTAG
- a CDS encoding GntR family transcriptional regulator — MAPGEKLPGVRELSKQYQASAATVSAALAELNALGLVRAEPGRGTFVTARERLTEPDYAWQSQALGRARVDADRASRLGGYGTPSIFRCPGGTSRRSWCPPRNCSGSVRGRRRAAALGAWPLRRECLNSVGCSQRSTVRT, encoded by the coding sequence ATGGCCCCGGGTGAGAAGCTCCCTGGCGTGCGGGAGTTGTCGAAGCAATACCAGGCGAGCGCTGCAACCGTCTCTGCTGCGCTCGCCGAGTTGAACGCGCTCGGGCTCGTGCGTGCCGAGCCCGGACGCGGCACGTTCGTGACGGCTCGTGAACGTCTGACTGAACCGGACTACGCCTGGCAGTCGCAAGCGCTCGGCCGGGCACGGGTAGACGCTGATCGGGCCTCCCGGCTCGGCGGCTACGGCACCCCGAGCATCTTCCGCTGTCCTGGGGGTACCTCGCGCCGGAGTTGGTGCCCGCCGAGGAACTGCAGCGGATCGGTGCGCGGGCGGCGAAGAGCAGCCGCGCTTGGGGCATGGCCTCTCCGGCGGGAGTGCCTGAACTCCGTCGGGTGCTCGCAGCGGAGTACCGTGCGGACGTGA
- a CDS encoding PLP-dependent aminotransferase family protein, with translation MASPAGVPELRRVLAAEYRADVNDVLVVSGGQQGLVFVMRTLAEPGATLITESPSYPGAILAAQSAGLDIASVPSDEHGVIIERLADELDRTKARLVYLQPSYANPTGAVLAQERRAQVIELAARHGAFVVEDDWARHLGFEGTAPGPLFTDDPHGHVVTVMTLSKPVSPGLRLGAIVARGPAGERLRASRTADDLCVAPLVQEIALSFLTSSIWPRHLKRLRSELTARRDALIAALHSMLPEVRVARVPRGGIHLWARLPHGTDTRQFCAAADRAGVLVGDGRHFFVDEAPAPFLRFSFGAATEAQIVEGIRRIALPPA, from the coding sequence ATGGCCTCTCCGGCGGGAGTGCCTGAACTCCGTCGGGTGCTCGCAGCGGAGTACCGTGCGGACGTGAACGACGTACTCGTGGTGTCAGGCGGGCAGCAGGGGCTCGTGTTCGTCATGCGCACCCTCGCCGAGCCAGGCGCGACACTCATCACCGAGAGCCCGAGCTATCCCGGAGCGATCCTCGCCGCCCAAAGCGCAGGTTTGGATATTGCTTCGGTGCCCTCCGATGAGCACGGCGTCATCATCGAACGCCTCGCCGACGAACTCGACCGCACGAAAGCCCGCCTGGTCTATCTGCAACCCAGCTACGCCAACCCGACCGGCGCCGTGCTGGCCCAAGAACGCCGCGCGCAAGTCATCGAACTCGCGGCACGTCACGGGGCGTTCGTTGTCGAGGATGACTGGGCGAGGCACCTCGGGTTCGAGGGCACCGCACCAGGCCCGCTCTTCACCGACGATCCCCACGGGCACGTCGTTACCGTCATGACGCTCTCGAAGCCCGTATCGCCGGGCCTGCGTCTCGGTGCAATCGTCGCCCGGGGCCCCGCCGGTGAGCGCCTGCGAGCATCGCGCACGGCGGATGACCTCTGCGTTGCGCCGCTCGTGCAGGAGATCGCCCTCTCGTTTCTGACCTCAAGCATCTGGCCTCGTCATCTGAAACGTCTTCGCAGTGAACTCACTGCACGCAGAGATGCCCTCATAGCCGCCTTGCACTCGATGCTGCCAGAGGTGCGGGTCGCAAGAGTTCCGAGGGGCGGCATTCACCTGTGGGCTAGGCTTCCGCACGGCACCGATACCCGGCAGTTCTGCGCCGCAGCAGACAGGGCCGGGGTGCTCGTCGGTGACGGCCGCCACTTCTTCGTCGATGAGGCCCCCGCACCCTTCCTGCGGTTCTCGTTCGGCGCTGCGACAGAGGCGCAGATCGTTGAGGGAATCAGAAGAATCGCTCTCCCTCCCGCCTGA
- a CDS encoding DUF6325 family protein: protein MSHAMTGGARFGPVHLYLLGLPSAQPDPAAVELVYQRDLAEKTAASGAELLAYEQIPGPVVHALLDTIVAETGC from the coding sequence ATGAGCCACGCGATGACGGGCGGCGCGCGATTCGGGCCGGTCCACCTGTACCTGCTCGGGCTTCCGTCCGCGCAACCGGATCCGGCCGCGGTCGAACTCGTGTACCAGCGCGACCTCGCTGAGAAGACGGCGGCGTCTGGTGCCGAACTGCTTGCGTACGAGCAGATCCCGGGACCGGTCGTGCACGCACTGCTCGACACGATCGTCGCGGAAACGGGGTGTTGA
- a CDS encoding phage holin family protein has product MIRFLCHILIQLVLGAIALIVIHVALPDVGLSLSGFFIALGVFTLAHAVLGPFVLSVAQRYAASLAGGVGLVATCLSLWIATWAPGGLKLHGLPTWLLAPVIVWLITALGGWIFMGLIIDRRLMRRKAYKLARSIA; this is encoded by the coding sequence ATGATCAGATTCCTCTGCCATATCCTCATCCAACTCGTACTCGGAGCGATCGCGCTCATCGTAATCCACGTCGCGCTCCCAGACGTCGGACTCAGCCTGTCGGGTTTCTTCATCGCGCTCGGGGTGTTCACCCTCGCACACGCCGTTCTCGGGCCGTTTGTGCTCTCCGTCGCTCAACGATACGCCGCCTCGCTTGCGGGAGGCGTCGGACTCGTCGCGACCTGCCTCTCACTCTGGATCGCGACCTGGGCTCCGGGCGGCCTGAAACTTCACGGGCTGCCGACTTGGCTTCTGGCCCCCGTGATCGTCTGGCTCATCACCGCGCTCGGCGGATGGATATTCATGGGACTGATCATCGACCGTCGACTCATGAGACGCAAGGCCTACAAGCTCGCACGAAGCATCGCATAG
- a CDS encoding tyrosine-protein phosphatase: MNDAHKRTIALESAPNLRDLGGLASEVGEVKRGVLFRSATLSALTDADRGRFATLGIRTVYDLRTAAEAATSPDRLPAGTVAIPLDVLADSSESIAANVGQLTTAPQAFVASLGDGRAERLFEDTYRDFVRMPSALGAYRAFYLNLLDEARQGAALFHCTTGKDRTGWAAASLLTLLGVGETEVYEDYLQTNIDLLPALEPVLQQAESHGVGRAALMPVLGVRESYLAASFEQMREQFGSIHGYAMEGLGLGSADLRRLRVLFT; this comes from the coding sequence ATGAACGATGCACACAAGCGGACCATCGCCCTCGAGAGCGCACCGAACCTGCGCGATCTCGGCGGACTGGCGAGTGAGGTCGGCGAGGTGAAGCGAGGCGTGCTGTTCCGGTCGGCGACACTCTCGGCGCTGACCGACGCTGATCGGGGCCGCTTCGCCACGCTCGGCATTCGCACGGTCTACGATCTCCGGACCGCGGCCGAAGCGGCCACATCACCGGACCGGCTCCCCGCAGGAACCGTCGCGATCCCCCTCGACGTGCTCGCAGACAGTTCGGAGAGCATCGCGGCGAACGTCGGACAGCTCACCACCGCCCCACAGGCATTCGTCGCGTCACTCGGCGACGGGCGGGCCGAGCGCCTGTTCGAGGACACGTACCGTGACTTCGTGCGAATGCCCTCGGCGCTCGGCGCCTATCGGGCGTTCTATCTGAACCTCCTCGATGAGGCGCGTCAGGGAGCCGCATTGTTTCACTGCACCACCGGTAAAGACCGCACCGGGTGGGCCGCCGCATCGCTCCTCACGCTACTCGGCGTCGGGGAGACCGAGGTGTACGAGGATTACTTGCAGACGAACATCGATCTGCTGCCCGCTCTCGAACCCGTGCTGCAGCAGGCCGAGTCCCATGGTGTCGGACGAGCAGCGCTGATGCCGGTGCTCGGCGTCCGAGAAAGCTATCTCGCGGCTTCGTTCGAGCAGATGCGCGAACAGTTCGGCAGCATCCACGGGTACGCGATGGAGGGGCTGGGGCTGGGGAGTGCCGATCTTCGACGCCTGCGCGTCCTCTTCACCTAG
- a CDS encoding SulP family inorganic anion transporter, with the protein MMNRLLPGLSRRSLCRELLAGVTLIAIAIPINIGYAQIAGLPPTAGLYALVLPTIVWVFLTSSRQLIASPDASAAALVAASVGGLAAAGSQNYATMALAQAIICGVLFLAMAVLKLGFLASFLSRPILIGFVAGLALDVFVSQVAKMLGVHIDSGNGFTEKLAQTFTGLGTLNPWSLMISSCAIAILLLGRRLLPVVPWALVVLVVATGAVAVTHADAAGVKVLGEVPAGPPVLTWPVIDWQHWLALVPSAIALTMVATAEGLLVSRSYGEKHRYPTNANRDLLAFGAANIAAGASGSFSVGASTSRTAAMDETGSRTQLPSLILAAGTILLLLFGTALLAEIPSPAIGAIVAVAVLPLFGLDEFRELWRLSRFEFWIGISCLVATVLVGAIAGIVVAFVLALVNLARRAASPAIDVLAEDDDPAASLLDGAPSGTVTAGGVIVVRMAAPLFFANGAVFANAVQHAIEAVGSDSVHHLVVDMEAITDVDVTGAGAFSGLRSWLSGERISLAFSRVRPGERIRLTRFDIIRDGDPVYDTNRAAVQSLRASANQTPEGSR; encoded by the coding sequence ATGATGAATCGTTTACTGCCCGGCCTGAGCCGCCGGAGTCTCTGTCGTGAGCTTCTCGCGGGAGTCACGTTGATTGCGATCGCGATTCCGATCAATATCGGGTACGCGCAGATCGCAGGGTTGCCGCCGACCGCCGGCTTGTACGCGCTCGTGCTGCCGACGATCGTGTGGGTATTCCTTACGTCGTCGCGGCAGCTCATCGCCTCGCCCGACGCATCGGCGGCCGCGCTGGTGGCGGCCTCCGTCGGTGGGCTCGCCGCCGCCGGCTCACAGAATTATGCCACGATGGCACTCGCCCAGGCCATCATCTGCGGAGTGCTGTTTCTCGCGATGGCGGTGCTCAAACTGGGGTTTCTCGCGAGCTTCCTCTCCCGCCCGATCCTGATCGGCTTCGTCGCCGGACTTGCCCTCGACGTGTTCGTCTCGCAGGTGGCGAAGATGCTCGGAGTCCACATCGACTCTGGGAACGGGTTCACCGAGAAGCTCGCTCAGACGTTCACGGGGCTCGGCACATTGAACCCGTGGTCCCTGATGATTTCGTCATGCGCGATCGCGATCCTGCTGCTCGGGCGTCGGCTCCTCCCCGTCGTGCCCTGGGCGCTCGTCGTACTGGTAGTCGCGACGGGCGCTGTCGCGGTCACCCACGCCGATGCCGCTGGGGTGAAGGTGCTGGGCGAGGTGCCCGCCGGCCCACCGGTACTGACCTGGCCGGTGATCGACTGGCAGCACTGGCTGGCGCTTGTGCCTTCGGCAATCGCGCTGACGATGGTCGCGACAGCCGAGGGACTGCTCGTGTCCCGTTCATACGGTGAGAAGCACCGTTACCCGACGAACGCGAACCGGGACCTGCTCGCGTTCGGCGCCGCCAACATCGCCGCCGGCGCGTCCGGTTCGTTCTCGGTCGGAGCATCGACGAGTCGGACCGCGGCGATGGATGAGACGGGATCACGCACTCAGTTGCCGTCGCTCATCCTGGCTGCGGGTACGATCCTGCTGTTGCTGTTCGGCACCGCGCTCCTCGCTGAGATCCCGTCTCCGGCAATCGGCGCGATCGTCGCCGTCGCCGTCCTTCCGCTCTTCGGGCTTGACGAGTTCCGCGAACTGTGGCGGTTGTCACGGTTCGAGTTCTGGATCGGGATTTCGTGCCTCGTGGCCACGGTACTGGTCGGCGCGATCGCAGGCATCGTGGTCGCATTCGTACTGGCACTCGTCAACCTTGCCCGTCGGGCGGCGAGCCCGGCGATCGACGTGCTCGCCGAGGACGACGACCCCGCCGCGTCCCTCCTGGATGGCGCCCCGAGCGGCACGGTGACGGCGGGCGGAGTGATCGTGGTACGGATGGCGGCACCGCTCTTCTTCGCGAACGGAGCGGTGTTCGCGAACGCTGTGCAGCACGCGATCGAAGCGGTGGGAAGCGATAGCGTGCACCACCTCGTCGTCGACATGGAGGCGATCACCGACGTCGATGTCACGGGCGCCGGAGCGTTCAGCGGGCTCAGGAGCTGGCTTTCGGGAGAACGCATCAGTCTCGCCTTCAGTCGTGTCAGGCCCGGTGAGCGCATTCGCCTCACCCGCTTCGACATCATTCGGGACGGCGATCCCGTCTATGACACGAACCGCGCCGCGGTCCAGTCCCTCAGGGCGTCGGCGAACCAGACACCTGAAGGGAGCCGATAG
- a CDS encoding GAP family protein, which translates to MLGQIIGEILPLTLAIAISPLSIVAVILMLLSPKARSTGPGFLIGWAFGISVPSVIFVLIGGALPPRAADDAPDLARAIVQFVLAALLLLLAVKQWASRPAPGADPILPKWMSAIDAFTFAKALGLGLLLSLPRPKTLLMAASAGMTIGGAGLAIGPAAIATTVFILCAISTVLVPVMAYLLATDRLRRPLEALHAWLARENAVITSVLLLVIGVLMLGKGIGSL; encoded by the coding sequence GTGCTCGGCCAGATCATCGGGGAGATCCTGCCCCTCACCCTCGCAATCGCGATCAGTCCATTGTCGATCGTGGCGGTCATCCTTATGCTGCTCTCACCGAAAGCCCGGAGTACCGGACCCGGTTTTCTCATTGGCTGGGCGTTTGGCATCTCCGTACCGTCCGTGATCTTCGTGCTGATCGGCGGCGCGCTGCCGCCCCGAGCTGCCGACGACGCCCCCGACCTGGCGCGTGCGATCGTACAGTTCGTTCTTGCCGCCCTGCTGCTCCTACTCGCGGTGAAGCAGTGGGCGAGCCGCCCCGCACCCGGCGCGGATCCCATCCTCCCGAAATGGATGTCCGCGATCGACGCTTTCACCTTCGCGAAAGCGCTCGGGCTCGGTTTGCTGCTGTCCCTGCCTCGCCCGAAGACACTCCTCATGGCGGCAAGCGCCGGCATGACCATCGGTGGCGCAGGTCTGGCCATCGGACCCGCCGCGATCGCGACGACTGTGTTCATTCTCTGCGCGATCTCCACGGTTCTCGTCCCGGTCATGGCGTACCTCCTCGCGACCGATCGCCTGCGCAGACCGCTGGAAGCCCTCCATGCATGGCTCGCCCGCGAGAACGCAGTGATCACATCGGTGCTGCTCCTCGTCATCGGCGTGCTCATGCTCGGTAAGGGCATCGGCTCCCTCTGA
- a CDS encoding PLDc N-terminal domain-containing protein: protein MNFWNELWQLLVWMLWAVVFIGYLFALFAIIGDLFRDRKLNGWWKALWIILLVFLPFLTALVYVIARGDGMAERNDRAVRDAETAAQTYIRGVAGKSPAEEIAAASALFEAGSISQNEFDRLKAKALA, encoded by the coding sequence ATGAACTTCTGGAACGAACTCTGGCAGCTTCTCGTCTGGATGCTCTGGGCTGTCGTGTTCATCGGTTACTTGTTCGCGCTATTCGCGATCATCGGCGACCTGTTTCGCGACCGCAAACTGAACGGCTGGTGGAAGGCCCTCTGGATCATCCTCCTGGTGTTTCTGCCCTTCCTCACCGCGCTCGTCTATGTCATCGCTCGCGGCGACGGTATGGCTGAGCGCAACGATCGAGCTGTGCGCGACGCGGAAACTGCCGCGCAGACCTATATTCGCGGCGTCGCAGGCAAGAGCCCAGCAGAGGAGATCGCTGCCGCGTCCGCGCTGTTCGAAGCCGGCTCCATCAGCCAGAACGAGTTCGATCGGCTGAAGGCGAAGGCGCTTGCATGA
- a CDS encoding flavin reductase family protein: MTAVPVPTTVGEALKATFRTHPAGVAIITAASPGGPVGLTASSVASVAVDPAAIVFSVTRATGSAGAILGADTFVVHLIDDAHSELAQSFATSGAERFTDEQGWSQLETGEPHLASARAALRCRARQTVAVGSSTVVIAEVLEVLTGPPGRPVVYFDRRFHALPHHTDH, encoded by the coding sequence ATGACCGCAGTACCCGTGCCGACCACGGTCGGCGAAGCGCTCAAGGCGACCTTCCGCACGCACCCCGCCGGTGTGGCGATCATCACCGCAGCCTCCCCCGGAGGTCCGGTCGGCCTCACCGCGTCGAGCGTCGCCTCAGTGGCCGTCGATCCGGCCGCGATCGTCTTTTCCGTCACCCGGGCTACCGGATCGGCGGGCGCGATCCTCGGTGCCGACACCTTCGTCGTGCACCTCATCGACGACGCGCACTCCGAGCTCGCGCAGAGCTTCGCGACGAGCGGGGCCGAGCGGTTCACGGACGAGCAGGGGTGGTCGCAACTCGAGACGGGGGAGCCGCACCTCGCATCGGCGCGTGCGGCCCTGCGTTGCCGCGCACGGCAGACCGTCGCCGTTGGATCCTCGACGGTGGTCATTGCCGAGGTGCTCGAGGTGCTGACCGGGCCCCCAGGCCGCCCGGTCGTCTATTTTGACCGACGCTTCCACGCCCTTCCACACCACACCGACCACTGA
- a CDS encoding SHOCT domain-containing protein, translating into MPLVPRRGRPGLLGLAARAAVVAGTATTVTRGIAAHQRKTARAPFEAAQYEAAQQQMAPKPEQAQAVPAAPCGERMTEFRKLGDLKTQGVLSDAEFETAKARLLQ; encoded by the coding sequence ATGCCGCTCGTTCCGAGAAGAGGTCGTCCCGGCCTGCTGGGGCTTGCCGCTCGCGCCGCGGTCGTCGCCGGCACCGCCACCACGGTCACCCGCGGCATCGCGGCCCACCAGCGGAAGACGGCCCGAGCACCGTTCGAGGCGGCCCAGTACGAGGCCGCGCAACAGCAGATGGCCCCGAAGCCCGAGCAGGCGCAGGCTGTTCCGGCAGCGCCTTGCGGAGAACGAATGACCGAGTTTCGGAAGCTCGGCGACCTCAAGACGCAGGGTGTGCTGAGCGATGCCGAGTTCGAGACCGCGAAGGCCCGGCTGCTCCAGTAA
- a CDS encoding GNAT family N-acetyltransferase — MASTTAPTIRFLAPADEQRWRELFRAYRIFYKLEESENVVSTAWGWFMDPKHECNALVAEVDGEILGFAHHRRMASPYTATSGIFLDDLFTAPAARGKGIGRALIGKLTDMAHAEGRAFVQWMTAEDNLTAQALYNTLATRTTWIVYDAVPTS, encoded by the coding sequence ATGGCATCAACCACCGCCCCAACCATCCGTTTCCTCGCACCCGCCGACGAGCAGCGCTGGCGCGAGCTGTTCCGCGCCTATCGCATCTTCTACAAGCTCGAGGAGTCAGAAAACGTCGTATCAACCGCCTGGGGATGGTTCATGGATCCGAAGCACGAGTGCAACGCTCTCGTCGCTGAAGTCGATGGCGAGATCCTTGGCTTCGCGCATCACCGGCGAATGGCCTCGCCCTATACCGCGACCAGCGGCATCTTCCTCGATGACCTCTTCACCGCACCAGCGGCTCGGGGCAAGGGTATCGGCCGCGCCCTCATCGGCAAACTCACCGACATGGCGCACGCCGAGGGTCGCGCATTCGTGCAGTGGATGACCGCTGAAGACAACCTCACCGCCCAAGCGCTCTACAACACCCTCGCAACCCGCACCACCTGGATCGTTTACGACGCAGTGCCGACTTCGTAG
- a CDS encoding DUF1214 domain-containing protein, whose protein sequence is MTTAIPVNVQNFTRAESDLMFARLAGPCGVGRWNHTFEPTPLDNQPVIRQNRDTLYSTTILDVRDGVTLTLPETEGRYISAFVVNQDHHGQAILKEPGDHLITRKTVGTDFAGVIVRILVDPADDADIAEVNRLQRELRLTGGGAGTYPLPDYDKASHTETREAILALAKGVSKYDHAFGARDEVDPILHLLGTASGWGGLPEYEATYISVNEDLPVDEYRLQLKDIPVDAFWSVSLYNAAGYFEENSLGVNSINSLTATPDEDGGVTIRFGVQVDGIPNAIPIMPGWNYVLRLYRPHSSVLDGTWKAPRPEVI, encoded by the coding sequence ATGACGACCGCGATCCCCGTCAACGTCCAGAACTTCACGCGGGCCGAGAGCGACCTCATGTTCGCCCGTCTCGCCGGGCCCTGCGGCGTCGGAAGGTGGAACCACACCTTCGAACCGACCCCGCTCGACAACCAGCCGGTAATCCGCCAGAACCGCGACACGCTCTACAGCACGACGATCCTCGACGTGCGTGACGGGGTGACGCTCACGCTTCCGGAGACGGAGGGACGGTACATCTCAGCGTTCGTGGTCAATCAGGACCACCACGGGCAAGCGATCCTGAAGGAACCAGGCGATCACCTGATCACGCGCAAAACAGTGGGTACCGATTTCGCCGGGGTAATCGTGCGCATCTTGGTGGATCCCGCCGATGATGCTGACATAGCCGAAGTGAACCGATTGCAGCGTGAACTGCGCCTGACCGGTGGTGGTGCCGGCACCTATCCGCTGCCCGACTACGACAAGGCTTCGCATACCGAGACTCGGGAAGCGATCCTCGCACTCGCGAAAGGCGTGAGCAAATACGACCATGCGTTCGGCGCCCGTGACGAGGTCGACCCGATTCTGCACTTGCTCGGCACTGCTTCCGGATGGGGCGGTCTGCCCGAGTACGAGGCGACCTACATCAGCGTCAACGAGGATCTCCCCGTCGATGAGTACCGACTGCAGTTGAAGGATATCCCGGTCGATGCGTTCTGGTCGGTCTCGCTCTACAACGCAGCCGGCTACTTTGAAGAGAACTCACTCGGGGTAAACAGCATCAACAGCCTCACCGCCACTCCGGATGAGGATGGCGGCGTCACGATCCGATTCGGCGTGCAGGTCGATGGCATACCGAACGCGATCCCGATCATGCCCGGCTGGAACTACGTGCTGCGCCTCTATCGTCCGCATTCCTCAGTGCTCGACGGCACCTGGAAGGCACCTCGCCCCGAGGTGATCTGA
- a CDS encoding benzoate/H(+) symporter BenE family transporter codes for MATKRYIGGLSGRIAYLLVGSFGSVLAAGFQAISTRAVSVIAAIALLNSALAVTLSGIVLLGVGAVRLGAPRTDAAASPRTAVPSR; via the coding sequence GTGGCAACCAAGCGGTACATCGGCGGGCTCTCAGGCAGAATCGCGTACCTGCTCGTGGGTTCCTTCGGTAGCGTGCTCGCGGCCGGGTTCCAGGCGATCTCGACAAGAGCCGTATCCGTGATCGCCGCCATCGCGCTCCTGAACTCCGCTCTCGCCGTCACCTTGTCCGGCATCGTGCTCCTCGGCGTCGGCGCCGTCCGCCTGGGGGCTCCTCGCACCGACGCGGCCGCTTCACCACGGACGGCAGTGCCTTCCCGGTAG
- a CDS encoding superoxide dismutase — MSTLYTLPELPYDYSALEPHISGKIMELHHSKHHQAYVTGANTALEQLATARSAGDLVNVTKLEKDLAFNLGGHINHTVFWQNLSPEGGGAPEGELQAALVDAFGSIDAFRAHFTATALGVQGSGWAVLAWDSVGSRPVIFQLFDQQGNAPLGVTPLLQLDVWEHAYYLDYLNVRADYVKAFWELVNWPDVQRRFEAARAGTRGLIVAN, encoded by the coding sequence ATGTCCACTCTGTACACGCTTCCCGAGCTGCCCTACGACTACTCGGCCCTCGAGCCGCACATCTCCGGCAAGATCATGGAGCTGCACCACTCCAAGCACCACCAGGCGTACGTGACCGGCGCGAACACCGCGCTCGAGCAGCTCGCCACGGCGCGCAGCGCGGGTGATCTCGTGAACGTCACCAAGCTCGAGAAGGACCTCGCGTTCAATCTGGGCGGTCACATCAATCACACCGTGTTCTGGCAGAACCTCTCGCCCGAGGGCGGCGGTGCTCCTGAAGGCGAACTGCAGGCCGCGCTCGTCGATGCGTTCGGGTCGATCGACGCCTTCCGCGCGCACTTCACCGCCACCGCACTGGGCGTGCAAGGGTCGGGATGGGCGGTGCTCGCCTGGGACAGCGTGGGATCGCGCCCGGTCATCTTCCAGCTCTTCGACCAGCAGGGCAATGCCCCGCTCGGCGTGACGCCGCTGCTGCAGCTCGACGTGTGGGAGCACGCCTACTACCTCGACTATCTCAACGTGCGCGCCGACTACGTCAAGGCATTCTGGGAGCTCGTGAACTGGCCCGATGTGCAGCGCCGTTTCGAGGCCGCCCGTGCCGGGACGCGGGGTCTCATCGTCGCGAACTGA